A single window of Chloroflexota bacterium DNA harbors:
- a CDS encoding HD domain-containing protein encodes MNIIDEVAAYAREVYPAADFPHIAEVVAYGQQLAREIGTDEEIVTIAAYFHDISRVTLGPEDHNVKSAEMAREWLSQRGYPEERIERVMVAIIAHMRAIAGPERERVPIEGRILYDADKIGRAQGMGLLGVLVHLGGQINWEGLTYAQLAAAIRRGRELTEEAYRSLYTDAARELAGPGYKRAMEFCDGLLQMQVFKT; translated from the coding sequence ATGAACATCATAGACGAAGTAGCAGCTTACGCCAGAGAAGTATATCCCGCAGCAGATTTCCCGCACATTGCCGAAGTGGTTGCTTATGGGCAGCAGTTGGCGAGGGAAATTGGCACGGACGAAGAGATCGTCACTATTGCCGCCTATTTCCACGACATATCGCGTGTGACGCTGGGGCCGGAGGACCACAATGTCAAATCAGCAGAGATGGCCCGGGAATGGCTGAGCCAACGTGGCTATCCAGAGGAGCGCATCGAGCGTGTAATGGTGGCCATCATTGCGCATATGCGCGCCATAGCGGGTCCGGAGCGAGAGCGCGTGCCCATTGAAGGGCGCATCCTCTATGATGCAGATAAGATTGGCCGCGCCCAAGGCATGGGTTTGCTGGGTGTGCTTGTCCACCTTGGTGGACAGATAAACTGGGAGGGCCTGACCTATGCCCAATTGGCAGCAGCTATCCGCCGAGGGCGCGAATTGACTGAAGAAGCGTATCGCTCGCTCTATACGGATGCAGCGCGGGAATTGGCCGGGCCCGGTTATAAGCGAGCGATGGAATTCTGCGATGGGCTTTTGCAGATGCAAGTCTTCAAAACCTGA
- a CDS encoding aldehyde ferredoxin oxidoreductase family protein, translated as MYGFHHKLLYVDVTNRYHRVVELPDVILRRYLGGRGLGSHLLWQELHAGTDPLGPDNVLILTTGPLTGTNFPGASRYEIFSHSPLTHAFSESSAGGRVATQLSRTGYDAIVIRGASDSPIYLEISDTSIDFRDAIPFWGMDTYRAEEAILAQVVAPHAQALVIGPAGENLVRFACIVNNKWRSAGRTGLGAILGAKKIKGIVFHGQRERPLADPTGFEAYLRAFRAKGLSSPSAANYSRYGTPSMVAVTNTAGAFPAYYWSAGSLPGWEQISADALVENLDVRPHACPGCFLACGKLSTVREGRHKGLTIEGPEYETIYAFGGLCAITSLEEIVYLNDLCDRYGLDTITAGNLAGLVMEATRRGRLNFSLQYGDAQGVATLLEQIVNREGPGAILADGIVAASRAWNLGDLAIHVKGLEPAAYDPRVLKGMALAYATAPRGACHLRATFYKYELSGQIDASQVEGKAAMFVEIEDRMTIMDTLILCRFFRDLVPWEELQHIIHLTTGLEFDLPTLREIANGIATLARCFNVREGFGYADDLLPARFHDEPLDGHTITREELALMLSDYYCLRGWDEKGYPLSC; from the coding sequence ATGTACGGTTTTCACCACAAACTCCTGTACGTGGATGTCACAAATCGCTACCATCGTGTAGTGGAGTTACCTGATGTCATCCTGCGCCGCTACTTGGGTGGTCGTGGGTTAGGGAGCCATCTCTTGTGGCAGGAATTGCACGCTGGAACTGATCCCCTTGGTCCAGACAATGTGCTTATTCTCACGACAGGCCCTCTTACTGGAACCAACTTTCCTGGCGCAAGCCGCTACGAGATTTTCAGCCATTCTCCGTTGACCCACGCTTTTTCCGAGTCCTCCGCTGGCGGGCGTGTCGCTACACAACTTTCGCGTACTGGTTATGATGCCATTGTCATTCGTGGGGCTTCCGACTCACCGATTTATCTCGAAATATCCGATACCAGCATCGATTTTCGAGATGCCATACCTTTTTGGGGCATGGATACTTATCGTGCAGAGGAGGCCATTCTTGCCCAGGTAGTTGCACCACATGCTCAGGCTTTGGTGATAGGCCCCGCGGGCGAGAATCTGGTGCGTTTTGCCTGTATAGTTAACAACAAATGGCGTTCAGCCGGGCGCACTGGTCTGGGAGCTATTTTGGGTGCAAAAAAGATCAAAGGTATTGTTTTCCATGGGCAAAGGGAACGGCCTCTGGCTGACCCCACTGGTTTCGAGGCTTATCTACGTGCTTTCCGGGCGAAAGGCCTGAGCAGCCCAAGCGCTGCCAATTACTCGCGCTATGGCACTCCCAGCATGGTAGCCGTTACGAACACGGCTGGGGCATTTCCTGCTTATTACTGGTCAGCCGGCTCTTTGCCTGGATGGGAGCAAATCAGTGCTGACGCTCTTGTCGAGAACTTGGACGTTCGACCTCATGCATGCCCTGGTTGCTTCTTAGCCTGTGGCAAACTGAGCACAGTCAGAGAAGGGCGGCACAAAGGGCTGACCATCGAAGGGCCTGAGTATGAAACGATCTATGCCTTCGGCGGTCTTTGTGCCATCACCTCGCTGGAGGAAATCGTTTACCTGAACGATCTGTGCGATCGCTATGGGTTAGATACAATAACGGCAGGCAACCTGGCCGGGCTAGTCATGGAGGCTACACGGCGCGGGCGGCTGAATTTCTCTTTGCAGTATGGTGATGCACAAGGCGTCGCAACGTTGCTGGAGCAAATCGTGAACCGCGAAGGCCCTGGCGCTATCTTAGCTGATGGCATCGTCGCTGCTAGCCGGGCATGGAATCTGGGGGACCTAGCAATACATGTGAAGGGCCTAGAGCCAGCCGCCTACGATCCACGCGTACTGAAAGGCATGGCTCTGGCCTATGCTACAGCACCACGAGGAGCGTGTCATTTGCGTGCTACGTTCTACAAGTACGAATTGTCCGGCCAGATTGATGCTAGCCAGGTCGAGGGCAAAGCAGCCATGTTCGTGGAGATCGAAGACCGCATGACCATTATGGATACCCTTATCCTCTGCCGCTTTTTCCGCGATCTTGTGCCCTGGGAAGAATTACAGCATATTATCCACCTAACCACAGGACTTGAATTTGATCTTCCTACCCTGCGAGAGATCGCCAATGGGATTGCAACATTAGCTCGCTGTTTCAATGTACGCGAAGGGTTCGGATATGCCGATGATCTGCTACCCGCCCGTTTCCATGATGAGCCACTCGATGGACACACGATTACACGTGAAGAATTGGCTCTGATGCTTTCTGACTATTACTGCTTGCGTGGTTGGGATGAGAAAGGCTATCCGCTCTCTTGTTGA
- the def gene encoding peptide deformylase, which yields MAKRTILVAGEAILRQKAKRVTSFGPFLEDLVQDMLDTMHAANGLGLAAPQIGIPLRLIVIEMPAEEDEEGKEIQPSQLYVYCNPEIIKAHGEEEDEEGCLSVPGYVGTVKRATVVTVKGQDLKGRPIRTKAQGLLARAFQHEIDHLDGKLFLDRVDSPEKLRRVQHRENQGEPI from the coding sequence ATGGCAAAACGTACCATTCTTGTGGCTGGAGAGGCGATATTACGCCAGAAAGCCAAAAGAGTCACCAGCTTCGGGCCATTTCTCGAAGACCTGGTTCAGGATATGCTGGATACGATGCACGCAGCCAATGGGCTCGGTCTGGCTGCGCCGCAGATTGGCATACCTCTACGGCTGATTGTGATCGAGATGCCGGCAGAGGAAGATGAAGAAGGCAAAGAGATCCAGCCGAGCCAGTTGTATGTATACTGTAACCCAGAGATCATTAAAGCACACGGCGAGGAAGAGGATGAGGAAGGATGCCTTTCTGTGCCCGGGTATGTGGGAACAGTCAAACGCGCTACAGTTGTTACGGTGAAAGGACAGGACCTCAAAGGTCGTCCCATTCGTACCAAAGCTCAAGGGCTATTGGCCCGGGCCTTTCAACACGAGATAGACCACCTGGATGGCAAGCTTTTCCTAGATCGCGTAGACAGCCCAGAGAAGCTGCGCCGCGTGCAGCACCGCGAAAATCAAGGGGAACCTATCTGA